DNA from Solenopsis invicta isolate M01_SB chromosome 4, UNIL_Sinv_3.0, whole genome shotgun sequence:
ACACTGGTTGCGAGGGTGCTCGTTGTAACGTCGCGCCGCGCGGTCACGTTACCACTTCATACAATTTTCATCATTCCCTTTGTTTATTTCCCTATTATGCCCTCGTTATGCGCGAATTCTTGCGAAAGGTTTAACAGGCAACATCATCTAACTGTATCTAAATTTACGTTGCAATTTCATAATCCTCTCGGCAGAGAGCCTCGGCTGTTACATCAAACATTTGCGGTAATAATGGGGCAGTTAGCGATTTACTGCTTTACCCTCATGAATATTAACGTATTTACTAACGACGCTGGAAAATGTATCTCGATAAGCGCGCGAGATTCTATCGCGTCTTTTTTTTTCGCACCAGAGACCGACGGCGGCGGCAGACGTCCTGGAAAGTCGGAATTAAATACCTGAGTAATTTCGAATTACGAATTGGGCCCGCGCGCATTTCGCGTGCTTTACACGAAAGTGTATTGCCGCGGCAAATGCTCGTAAAAAGAGAAATTCTCCCTCCTTTGTGGATTTCGCTATTACCGcgatttaaaaatgagaaaacagCACGGAAACGATCCGAGAGATTATGATAGATTCACGACGCTTTCTATATCCTTCCTTTCTCTGGGCGATACGTTACACTTTTCTCGCGCTCATgcttttaatagttaattcgCCTTGATGCGAAATGAAGTATGGGCCGGCCTACTTATATCTCGAATGCTGATGAATGCCATTTTTCGTAAAGTCGGCTCTACGTCTCGCGGAAAGTACTTCGATGTGCCGTAAATGGAAGTTTTTACTTGAAGAATCAAATGACCGTTTCAAACGCTTAATTTTTTCACTTTCACCAACGTAATGCGTTATCTCACAATAACAAGATTTTGAAGTGTGACATTGGACACGCGATATTAATTAGTTGACTTTTCCGTTGCAGAATTCTCGTCAATGACCTCATAGTCTGCCACGATGTCGACACTACTACTGAATTGTAAGTGCACTTCTCGATCTGAAGCCcaccattaaattttttattcgatatgtaaacgaattttaatttttgtcacTCTAATTATACAGGTGTTTTGGCGTGGCTGTTCGTCACGATAGGAGCAATTACCGTATCCATAGATCGCTCTGACATTAAAACTGTAAGTATAAACGATGAAAAGTTTCGCATAATTTCTGTTATACAttgttatcattatttattgataattactAACACCACTGTATTTTTGTCATGTAGCGGTGTCTACATTGCAGATTTCTGTAAAACCTTGTAATTTTTTGGGTCGCTGAATCTAAAGtcagatttcaaaaatttaaaatagcagATTCAATATAGTCGCTATACAAGagtaaaatcataaaaaaatatgtaaagatgctaaaaatataaattacgtaGGTTTCATGGGTTATTACAAATTTGGTGTCAAATTGAAATAGCTAACCAATACGGATTCcataaaaaaggaaatttatgAGAGTGTGCATACGCTAAAGacgtgattttaaaaaaattccaaaattacatattttcaaatgAAATTGTACTTTTAGTTTTCGACTCTTTCAGAAAGATAAAAGTCCAAGCTACAAAATTAGGTCTTTTCAAAGTTCTTAGATTctgatataaaatgaaaatgaacaAAAACTCATTTTTTGGGGTCTTCAACGCTTTCTTTCTTAGAAACCTTACATAAGAGACAATTTTCGAGGTCATATTCGTATTCAACGCATCCTATTTACTAAAAAGTGACGCTTcattaaaaaatgcaagaaattgTTACATAGTGTAATTTTTATCTTCACACAGTaaaccaataattttttataaaaaatctaacgtgcgaaaaattctggaaaaaatatatgttgtatTTTGACATATGAAGAATACTTAGTAAAATTTTCAGTTACTTATCTTAAATACTTTCCCAgatcttacatttttttacaaaaatgctcattttttcaactttatttctttataaataatttgaaaattaagaataaaaaatcaagtGTAAATACCATAGAGaatatgtaaaataagtaataatatttaaaaaatataaaatcataattgaTTTCATTAAACCGTGAGTAGCAcatcaaaatgaaaaaaaaagaaagaagtatGCTACATCAGAAAGTTGTGGAACGCAACAACATATATTCtttgaaatcttttgtaacaaaaaattatatttaaatttatagtataattgCGTGAAATACATACCGTATACTTCTCTCgtgcaattaatgttaaatattttaaatcattttgatattagaTTTTCTTCAATCTTCTCTTTTTGTTTCGTCATTATCCGTTTTATCAaatcttatttcatttttttttttagactcgACCTagtattatattcttatttaggTTTTATCTATGCTCTATCTAGTTCACGTTCCATTTTACGATGTATCTACTTTTTATTCCATTCAccgctttattattttatgtattctaTGTATTTTGATCATCTCGCTTTTACTACAGGTAGACATCCTGGGCATGGTTTTACTAGCGCCTTACCAACTTTTACACCTTTCTCATTCATGATTTTTGTGATTATCCGAACAAAACCGTGAACCCAGTCTTGTTCGTAcgcaataaagttattaaagttaCTATCTCATCGACGCAATTTTATTGCATAACTAGTCACGTAGTCGAGTCACGAATTCTCTCCATTTTCATTTCCATTGGCATTTTATGCGATTCGACAACCGGAAGGATTCTGATTTACTGCTGTAGAAACGGAATAAGTTGGAAAATTGCTGAAAGATAAGTTCGCTCTACCACGGACGATTACCTTTACTTTATGAATAATCGCAATATGCACGCACGTCTGTCATTCGTCGGCggaatattccgaaattttAGATTTGATCTCGCCACTAACGTTAGAAATGTTAGTGCTGCGCGAATAAAATCCGTGGTTTATCGCCTCTGAACGCACGGGCTTGGGAAGTAATTTGGAAGTAACGCGCTCCTAAGTTCTCGCACACTTATTTTCTGATTACACAGACCGCCACTCTTGCCCACCGCTTGCGATGGCGGGGAATAACGGTCTCCACTTACGATTTTCTCGGACCTCCGTCGCGCGGTGAAACTAGAACAGGAACCATTCCATTAACCTCTCCAGGAAGTTCGAGTATCGCATTACCATTGTTGTCGTCGCTATGGCGTGAACGAAAGTTGTGTTTGATGCACCGTGTAGGGAGTGTACACACGAAAGCTTTATGACAAGGTTATATAACGAGTTTCCCTGTCGCGATATAGTCTATCGGAtcgttattcaaaaattttttattatgagataaatagaattaaaattattacaattaattaaattatataaattgtcaaTTTCGAAAAGTTTTCATGTcttcacatttaaattttataggaaacgtaagaaacatttttttttctaattatttgaaAGTAGAAAACGTtcttaaaatttgcataaacattttattggtGTGCTATTTATAATTGCTGGTAGTGGTGaccatttttgaaatttattcttttggctagattaaatttaaatgttcaaaCATGACTCCCTTTTGAAACTAACTACGATGCAAATTCGTAAGTTGATGGTTTATTTTCTTTACTgtactaaaaaattgaaaatcaagGCTGAaagtaatttgcaaaattacaaaaaactcACATTATGTTATCTGCGGACGTTTTAAAaacgattaaatttaaaaagtagaatgacaagaataaaaaaagacttTCTCGGGACGTTTTTCTTGTTCAATAGATGACACCTTTTCGAAACTCATGAAACTATTTCAAGATTACTTTTCCCCTTTtccaatacaaaatataatccgTTCTCGCAGCTAACCATGAACACAAGCgagtagaataaaaaaatgcaaaaaaccttatttaaaaaaaaaaataggacaCGACACCTTTTCCACATTGacaattcaattatataatttttaaatgagatgcaaatataaattgtttcaaaaaaggtaaaaaaaaaaataaaattatacgagcaagttttattgctttaattatcctatgtttaattttacaatgatTAGACTTTTGATGTATTTGATTATATAGGGTAACGAATAAGTATCAAACATTCTAGACACGTATTCCAATccaacaaacatttaaaaaagtgaaTATAAACATGGATCCAGAGACGCTGAGTTTGTGAGATAAGAAGAATTTTGGCTGGTGTTTATAGTCCGAGTTCTTAAGACCGAGCTCTTTCAAGAGTGTCTTAAGGACAGTCTTAAGACGGTAGTACGGATCTGTGACTGGTTCATGACAACTTAAGATTACACCTAAGACGATCTTGAATATGAGAACGAATTATGACTACCGACCTATATTGTGAAACAGTGGAAACCAGTGaaagcaaattataaaatatctcattaaGTATTGACTTTCCGATAGCTCCGTCttagtatttttatatagacAAATTACATTATGTAAAAGAATCTTACGTAATTTTTCGAGAGAAAGTTCGCTTTGATATattgaaaacttttatatttaactgtGACTGGCACTGCGAAATTTGTTAAGAACACAAGGACCTACAGTTTCAGTTTATATGTTTGTGGCAACCGcgtaacaaaagaaattatttatacgaGTATAATACAGTGGcgaaattttacacaatttttttaattaaaaaactttgcaATTAAAATGGCGAGTTAAAGAAGACTAAATAAAGCTGAAACAGATTCACTTTtgattatatttgatttaataaatttttatatttatcgaaCAATCGATTAACATTTGTTTAACGCTCGTTTCTTGCCCTTTTTATGATTTCcaattttgttacataattttatttaaaaaaataaaacttttatataaccttaaaaaatttcttgattctttcgaaaattaattttatcattatttatcctCCTTCGGAGTATACGTATAATTTCTGTTTGACATATTGTTTGTCAGATGCTTcgatttcaaaatattctacCGTTTCACATTAAAATTCTCTCTATTTCAAAAACTAAGCGTTTTCAGACCCATGTTTATATGAACATTTTGAAATGTTTGCTCGATGGAAATACGTCCGTAGAATATTTGCGCATATTCGTTTAAACTCTGtattctgaaatttaaataagagctAAAGCTCCAGCTTTGATCCGCAGGCACCAACACGATCGTCGATGATCGCGAATGGATGGCGACCTCTGACCAATTCTTACGAGGAAGCGATCGGCACCAACGTTTCGCCGTCGAGCCACCTGGAGAAGAATGTCCAGGTGCATCCCGTCCTGAGCAAGTTTCAGGAGCACATGGCGACCTCGGAAAAGCTAAAACCGTTGCGAAAAGGCAAGCCGCCGGTTCACGAATACAATCCACCGAGTATACTCGGTAGTTTCACGGTGTTCGGGCACGCGGCGGCGAAGGCGCGCGGCGAAACCAAGACGCCGAGCAAGCAGCACGTGGGAGCAGCCACGGAGACCCGGGAGTACACGTTTCTGATACCGCCGCCCAAAGACGCGTACCGTTTCGAGGTGAACCAACACCGCAAGCCGATCGTACGCGACGCAGCTGGCTATTTGCCGAGACAACCGCAAGCCTACAGCGCGGCGCAGAATGTCCATCAGCAACCGTTGGACAGCTTACGCGCGGCGACCTATTTCATCAAGGGCTTCCCGAGCAACCGCCCTTACGTCCCGCCGTACGCCATGCCGCAGGCGCTACAGCCACCCCGTCAGTCGGAGAAACCCGGCGCCCCGGTGTTCGAGTCTCTGAAAGTCGCCAACAGCGCGAAACCGTACTTCCAGCCGCCCGCGGCGGACGTCCCGAGTGACTTCGGCAAGCAGAAGGTCAGCGGCAACGACGGCGATGTCTATGACAGGTATCAAGCACAGTCACACAACACGCAGGTACTAAACTCGGCGAGCACCGGCAACTTCTACAGCCACGTCAACCATCCCGCGAATCACTATAAATCCACTTACGAGCGTGATCCTGCTTTTCTGGTGCACGAGAGCCACGAGGTCAGCTATGTGACCCCACCTGGCTCGTATAACGCATACAGCTTCCGGCCCTCGTTGCCGTACGAGACTCTGTTGCCGCCGGGGATTTACTCACCCTCGTCAACGCCACCGTCCACCACCGCCGTCACGCGAAATCCCAGTAAATTCGGACAGACCAACGACGCGGCTCGAGACCAATATGGTAATAAACGTCCGGATTCGAGCACGCGCAATAAGCAGGAAAAAGGCGGGCAGACCGAGCTATCTAACCCCCGAACTACTAGCACTTATTACGTGTCGGAGCACCAGGAGCTCACGCCGCCTACGTGGCCGAAGAGCAAATACCCGTCCGACATCAACGAAGTTCTGCCGAAGGAGAATCCGCCGAGCAAGTTCAGTCAAGAGATCGTAAACCAGAATCAGATTACACAGGGTCCAAAGATCGTGTACCATAGACCGCAAAACTCCTTCGAACCTGTTGACGTCTACCCGCCAACGCCGATACCGGATTACGAGACGCCGGAGAGCATCTCGCTGAAACACTTCAACGAGCAACAGTTTCTGCTGCAGCAACAGTTGCTGCTGCGCGATCGGCAGAGATTGGCGGAGCAGCACCAGGAGGAGCTGAAGAAGCATCAAGAAGAGCTTAATCCCCATTTGATCGCGCAACGgcagaaggaggaagaggaggcggCTAGACTCGCCGCGGAATCTGCGAAGAATCAGTCGCAGGAGATCGTGAAGATCTCGAGCGAAATGCCGTATCCGATTCAATTGGCGCAGTTCGAGTCGCAGGTCACCACGGACGGAAATATTCTGGTATCGCCGCCTGGTATTTACAGCGTCGAACAGCTGAGACTTCAGCCCCAGGTAATATCTCACTTTATAATTGATCGCTTTTCCGCTTTAATTGAATAACGAGTAAATATCGAAGATTAAACAGAAAGATGaatcataaaattcttttaGTAGATATTTAACGGTTTTATCTCGAGTAGAGTAAGGTTGCCAAAATCGTACCACTTTCGACGTAAAGgcttataattaagaaattatgaggaatatttttaattttcttacgtcataataaagtacatttcttctttcatatttatttttttcagaattttatgtattgtcataaatgtttaaataacaatttttaagaaagttaatattactcttcccggggtaaaacgacactttttctgctagattctttcTTTTCGAGCAAAGATgcgttagataagcataattttattaataatggagATAAATACCGTAAAGTAAATGTAATTTCCGACAATGTTAgcatttcgataatttttcaatattgcaataatattgatacGTTAcgacaatattgttacaatgtgtTCTAtctgtatgattattatatttgattatatattatgtatatgtgCGATTTAGAACACCAAagtattttttgaaactttatttatttaatttacaaataagaatataaagatatttaaactttgttcatttaattttaataatattgcgatcattacaaattatcaaaatttagattatttattttacctttttttttgcaatcaagcCATCAACAAATTGTGTCGAAAAACAGCAGCAAAGttacgatttttctataaatgttaacaacaaaatttctattgttcttgtTGAGTTCAACGAAGaataatgataatgttatatagtttccaaataatttcacaaagagTGTACAAGTACTGTGGTTGAATCTATACGCgaagtggtgcgatttaggagccgGTACGATATCGGTAACTTTACCCTACATATgttcaatttattattcattgaCCAATTTACTCGCCTaaaggatataaaaaaaaaaacacgcgaTACTGTCTACCGTAGGTACCCCATAGGTACCCCAGATTCCGGAGAACCAGGTGAACCAGAATTATCACTATCAGCAGTATTACCAGAACGGCTATCAGGAGCAACAGGTCAATTATCGCGAGCCTCAAACCGAGACGCGTCCGTACCGTCCGCAGAAACCGTCTCGCGATCCGCAACGCCGCAAGAAGCCGCAGAATATCGCGCACGAGGTCTCAGCAACGGAGCCGCCGAGCCAGCCGCCGGAAACTACCGTTCCCTTGACCCTGTACGCGGAGGAAATCCCGATTCAGACGACGACGGCGCCGGAAGTGCAGACGCCGGCAACGGCGCAGAGAGGCAGAACTCGCCGGCCGGTCGCGCTCGCGCCGGCACGGCGAAGGAAGCCCACCGCGACGACCACGCAGGAGCCCGTCGTCGACACGACGTCCTACGCGGAGGAGGACTTCCTCAAGTACAATAGGGAGGACGTGCAGCACAATCAGCACGAGACGTCGCGAAGGAGACGTATAAAGCCCACCCAGGTGAGCTACAACGAGGACGCGCGAGAGGAGAAGAGAGGTAACGCCAGGAAACGACCGAGTCATCGGACGAAAGTGAGCCAGGACGACGAGCCGTACGACGCGCAGCAGCTCGTCACGGAGAACGCACACGCCTCTCTAAACTCGTACGGACAGACCACGGAGTCCGCGCCGAGCTACGACGAGCACAACCAGTTCGCGACGAATCAGCCGAGCGTCTCGTACGGAACGGTCCAGCCTGTCAATCAGTATTACGACTTCTCGCAGCAGAACGAGGGTTACCGCGAGGAACATCGCGGGGACGGCGACGCCGTGTCCGAACAGGTGCCGGAATACGGACTCACGGAGCTGAACCGCGCCAACGTCGACACTCGTCAGCAAAACGTGAACATCGTCACCAGCATACCGCTGGAGGAGCTCTACGTGAAGACCGACGGTAATTACTACGATCGCGCGACCACAGACGCGTCGACGACCGCGACGACCGCGACGACCGCgacaacgtcgtcgtcgtcgtcgacgacgacggcgacgacggcgacgagtGTCGCGCAGGCCGTAACGCAGGCTCCCCAGGTCGCCACCTCCACGTCGAGGTCGCACAAGATCCGCCCGTTGAGATACGGCAACGCCCCAGACCGCGCTTCAGCATCAAGGACTACAAGAGCCGCATGGATTACAAGAACAGATTATCCTCCACCACGGAAATCGCACCGACGCCGTCCAGCGAGGCGCTGACGCGCGGCCCTCACACCAGGCAGAGGACGTCGAGCGCGAAGAATCAACAGGCTCAGCTGACGAGTGACGGCGTCCGAGAGACCACCGGCAGGTACAAGTACGTCTCCAGGATCAACTATCGAACCACTACGTCGTCCCCAACGACCGCGAGGGATCACGAACGATACTCGGAGGACGGCAGCGGGTCCACCACGACCGAAAGGAATAAGTACGTGCCGAAGAGACGGCCGATCAGCGGTAACGTTTATCGCAGTAGAATCGCCTCTACCACGACCAATCCCACGCGATCTCAGATCAACAGCGACGCAACGAGCTCCAGGCAGTCGGCGCGACCTGAGAACGTGTACTCGTCGTCGATACGCAGGCGGCCGATCATGAAGAGCAGGCTGCAGAAGGAGAGCAACTCGGCCACGGCGTATCCGGACGGCAAGCGGCAGGAGGAGCAGCCTACGGAGATGGCTGCCGAGGAAACCAGTTTCTACTCGACCGCCTCGTCGGCCAGCCGGCTCGTGGGCAACGAAATCGTCAGCGAGAAGGGGGAGGCCGCGTCGCTCGACGGCCATCCGGTGAAACTCGGCGTGCAGGAGAGCAAGAGCCAAGGGGAGAGCGTCGGCTCGCTGAACGAGGAGACGGAAACGGCGCCAACCGGCGCGGCGTCGGCCGAGGACGACGAGACCGGGCAGACGAGCCGGGTCGAGAAGCTGGAGATCCCTGCGACCACCACCGGCGCCGGAAGCGAGGACGACGCGGCGCGGGCGGACGAGCAAACGGAAGAAACGGAAAGCACGACCAAGTTCGAGGTGCGCtccgaggaggaggaggaactGTTCGCCAAGGCGTCGCAGAGCGTGGCGGACCTGACGAGCTCCGCCTCCGCTCTGTACGACAAGCCGGGCATGTTCAAGGCGGTCTCGCCGGAGAGCAGGCTCGTCTCGTCGCAGTTCAAGATCACCACGGACGAGGCGACGTTGCCCATCGAGGCCTTCTTCCAGGAGCTGTCCAAGAAGAACTGACGACTCAGGGTAAATCGTTCCGCCGCCGCGAGCAGACTGTCGTCGAAATCGTCGTAGCACGCGCGCTCGACAACGAAGCGAAACACGTCCAGAATTTGTTTTCGTTAGTACACGATTTTGTAGAATTTCACATTTcgaaaaagaattagaaacgtCAAATATAAAGATCCACAGATTTCTCGAGACATTCTATTACTGGTCTTTACGCTGAACGTAGAAAGTTTCGAGAGACTGGAACTTACGTGCACCGTAGTCTCGCGTTCCGCTTCTAAATTATTGTCATCGCCTCGTCATTTCcgtaatggaaaattaaaacgCTCGGGGCGTATCGAGCGCTtccaacacacacacacgtatacacacgtacacaatCATCATTCCAGACTTTCCTATAGATATTAGAAAAAGCTATAACGATTAAGCGACATGACAAAAAGGATCTGAAGAAGAAGCGCTGCTGCTCGATAAAACTCTCACGGTGCAGCCGCGCTTTTTCTCGTGCTGGAAAGGAAGCTCGTTTGGGACATTGCGTGTGCAATATCTGTAAAGAATTATTCAACCTACTCGTGTCCTATAGTAATATATCGTTCGTATATGTTCTTTTTGTATCTTTACGTTAGGTTACtcgtaaaaagaataaataccAAAAGTAAATTTCGCGAATTAGGCAAGGTATAACGATCACATCGTCATTGGAAACGCCTTATTAGTGTAAGCATGCGAATCATCCCATTGTGTATTTATTTAAGAGATCATTCTCTAAATCATTACTCTCTTCGCGACATCAGAATAAAGAAACTAACAAATGCTACGAGATATTGTGTAAATATGAGCATGTAGCATAGAACTTTCAGTACTATCTCCTGCGCAGAGCATCGATCttgaattttacagaaaaaaaagaa
Protein-coding regions in this window:
- the LOC105196240 gene encoding LOW QUALITY PROTEIN: uncharacterized protein LOC105196240 (The sequence of the model RefSeq protein was modified relative to this genomic sequence to represent the inferred CDS: inserted 1 base in 1 codon) — its product is MSTLLLNCVLAWLFVTIGAITVSIDRSDIKTAPTRSSMIANGWRPLTNSYEEAIGTNVSPSSHLEKNVQVHPVLSKFQEHMATSEKLKPLRKGKPPVHEYNPPSILGSFTVFGHAAAKARGETKTPSKQHVGAATETREYTFLIPPPKDAYRFEVNQHRKPIVRDAAGYLPRQPQAYSAAQNVHQQPLDSLRAATYFIKGFPSNRPYVPPYAMPQALQPPRQSEKPGAPVFESLKVANSAKPYFQPPAADVPSDFGKQKVSGNDGDVYDRYQAQSHNTQVLNSASTGNFYSHVNHPANHYKSTYERDPAFLVHESHEVSYVTPPGSYNAYSFRPSLPYETLLPPGIYSPSSTPPSTTAVTRNPSKFGQTNDAARDQYGNKRPDSSTRNKQEKGGQTELSNPRTTSTYYVSEHQELTPPTWPKSKYPSDINEVLPKENPPSKFSQEIVNQNQITQGPKIVYHRPQNSFEPVDVYPPTPIPDYETPESISLKHFNEQQFLLQQQLLLRDRQRLAEQHQEELKKHQEELNPHLIAQRQKEEEEAARLAAESAKNQSQEIVKISSEMPYPIQLAQFESQVTTDGNILVSPPGIYSVEQLRLQPQVPQIPENQVNQNYHYQQYYQNGYQEQQVNYREPQTETRPYRPQKPSRDPQRRKKPQNIAHEVSATEPPSQPPETTVPLTLYAEEIPIQTTTAPEVQTPATAQRGRTRRPVALAPARRRKPTATTTQEPVVDTTSYAEEDFLKYNREDVQHNQHETSRRRRIKPTQVSYNEDAREEKRGNARKRPSHRTKVSQDDEPYDAQQLVTENAHASLNSYGQTTESAPSYDEHNQFATNQPSVSYGTVQPVNQYYDFSQQNEGYREEHRGDGDAVSEQVPEYGLTELNRANVDTRQQNVNIVTSIPLEELYVKTDGNYYDRATTDASTTATTATTATTSSSSSTTTATTATSVAQAVTQAPQVATSTSRSHKIRPLRYGNAXRPRFSIKDYKSRMDYKNRLSSTTEIAPTPSSEALTRGPHTRQRTSSAKNQQAQLTSDGVRETTGRYKYVSRINYRTTTSSPTTARDHERYSEDGSGSTTTERNKYVPKRRPISGNVYRSRIASTTTNPTRSQINSDATSSRQSARPENVYSSSIRRRPIMKSRLQKESNSATAYPDGKRQEEQPTEMAAEETSFYSTASSASRLVGNEIVSEKGEAASLDGHPVKLGVQESKSQGESVGSLNEETETAPTGAASAEDDETGQTSRVEKLEIPATTTGAGSEDDAARADEQTEETESTTKFEVRSEEEEELFAKASQSVADLTSSASALYDKPGMFKAVSPESRLVSSQFKITTDEATLPIEAFFQELSKKN